The following coding sequences lie in one Anguilla anguilla isolate fAngAng1 chromosome 14, fAngAng1.pri, whole genome shotgun sequence genomic window:
- the ccnb1 gene encoding G2/mitotic-specific cyclin-B1: protein MALRLTRNSQLAAENRTSLAGKGMAAKPVLRPRAVLGEIGNKTAAPRPLLKKETKPEMTKVVQRKPSKVEKAPEVQLPKRNAVKKLEEKVTLPVVPEPASPTPMETSGCASDDLCQAFSDVLLNIKDVDADDYDNPMLCSEYIKDIYKYLRQLEVDQAVRPKYLEGQEVTGNMRAILIDWLVQVQVKFRLLQETMYMTVGIIDRFLQDNPVPKKQLQLVGVTAMFLASKYEEMYPPEIADFAFVTDRAYTTAQIRDMEMKILRVLNFSFGRPLPLQFLRRASKIGEVTAEHHTLAKYFMELTMVDYEMIHFPPSLVASAAFALSLKVFDCGEWTPTLQYYMDYTEACLIPVMQHIAKNVVKVNEGHTKHMAVKNKYGSQKQMRISHLPQLKSSVIKDLAKQLS, encoded by the exons ATGGCTCTTCGTTTGACCCGG AATTCTCAGCTTGCTGCTGAAAACCGAACATCGCTGGCGGGCAAAGGCATGGCGGCCAAGCCTGTGCTAAGACCCAGGGCCGTGCTGGGGGAGATCGGAAACAAAACCGCAGCTCCGAGACCACTCCTTAAAAAG GAAACTAAGCCCGAGATGACGAAAGTCGTTCAGAGGAAGCCAAGTAAAGTGGAGAAGGCCCCTGAGGTGCAGCTCCCCAAACGAAATGCAGTTAAGAAACTTGAAGAGAAAGTAACGTTACCG GTGGTCCCTGAGCCTGCATCTCCCACACCCATGGAGACCTCGGGCTGTGCTTCAGATGATCTGTGCCAGGCCTTCTCTGATGTGCTCCTTAATATCAAGGATGTGGACGCTGATGATTATGACAACCCCATGCTCTGCAGTGAATATATCAAGGATATCTACAAATACCTCCGTCAGCTTGAG GTTGACCAGGCAGTCAGACCGAAATACTtggagggacaggaagtgactggGAATATGCGTGCCATCCTTATTGATTGGCTGGTCCAGGTGCAAGTCAAGTTTCGCTTGCTGCAGGAGACTATGTATATGACTGTAGGAATCATTGACCGTTTCCTTCAG GATAACCCTGTGCCCAAAAAGCAGCTCCAGCTTGTTGGTGTTACTGCTATGTTCCTTGCCTCCAAATACGAAGAGATGTACCCACCAGAGATTGCTGACTTTGCATTTGTCACTGACCGAGCCTACACCACTGCCCAGATCAGAGACATGGAGATGAAGATCCTGAGGGTACTGAATTTTAGCTTTGGTCgacctctccccctccagttCCTGCGCCGTGCTTCAAAGATAGGAGAG GTCACAGCCGAACATCACACCCTGGCAAAGTACTTCATGGAGCTCACAATGGTGGACTATGAAATGATccacttccctccctccctggtgGCCTCTGCTGCCTTTGCGCTCTCTCTGAAGGTTTTTGATTGTGGTGAATGG ACTCCTACTCTGCAGTACTACATGGATTACACGGAGGCCTGCCTGATCCCCGTGATGCAGCACATTGCCAAGAATGTTGTGAAGGTCAATGAAGGACACACAAAGCACATG GCAGTCAAGAATAAGTATGGTAGCCAGAAGCAGATGAGGATCAGCCATCTTCCACAGCTGAAGTCTTCTGTTATCAAGGACCTGGCAAAACAATTGTCTTAA